The following coding sequences lie in one Arachis ipaensis cultivar K30076 chromosome B03, Araip1.1, whole genome shotgun sequence genomic window:
- the LOC107631921 gene encoding tetratricopeptide repeat protein 38 isoform X4: MMMWLMNYMLNCYSCLENSKLNFDLFYLLLKEFPRDLVSLKRAQVLCFITGRPDLSLSLVHQVLPQNKGESFIYGMLSFPSLELGRMKEAEEAAKRGFEINKQDSWAHHALCHIYQYECRFKEAVEFMEECSPSWSSCSSFMLTHNWWHVALCYLEGNGPMNRVLEIYDHHIWRELDQPDAVAAEVYLNAAGLLLRLCVRGEMDIIGDRLKILAEYLTDKANWYMKWQLDILTVWTLAKTGEFSKAEELLEGLKLKRISRMTKKKQRVMHRGLVLAEAVYAYGSGNDRHGLEILGPDFDAHSFKLIGASDEQLDVFNEVWYIMLLNAGEAIKAIEVFERRIEKRQGFAFLWRLLESAYKLAKMPEEATIANEKARALECAYFQ, translated from the exons ATGATGATGTGGCTTATGAATTACATGCTAAA TTGTTACTCATGCTTGgaaaattcaaaattgaatttcgACTTATTTTACTTG CTTCTAAAAGAGTTCCCGAGAGATCTTGTTTCTCTGAAGAGGGCGCAAGTGCTATGCTTCATCACAGGCCGGCCTGATCTTTCTTTATCTCTTGTTCATCAG GTACTACCCCAAAATAAGGGAGAAAGTTTCATATATGGCATGCTTTCTTTTCCTTCATTGGAGCTCGGTCGTATGAAAGAAGCCGAGGAAGCTGCCAAAAGGGGATTTGAAATTAATAAGCAAGATAGCTGGGCACATCATGCT TTGTGCCATATTTATCAGTACGAGTGCCGTTTTAAAGAAGCTGTGGAGTTCATGGAAGAATGTTCACCTTCATGGAGTTCTTGTTCATCCTTTAT GTTGACCCATAATTGGTGGCATGTAGCACTTTGTTACTTAGAAGGTAATGGTCCAATGAACAGAGTGCTTGAAATATATGATCATCATATATGGAGGGAGTTAGATCAACCTGATGCTGTGGCTGCAGAG GTTTATCTAAATGCTGCTGGCCTACTTTTGCGGTTGTGTGTACGTGGCGAAATGGATATCATTGGAGATCGTCTCAAGATCCTAGCAGAATACCTAACTGATAAA GCCAACTGGTATATGAAGTGGCAACTTGATATATTGACAGTGTGGACTCTTGCAAAGACTGGAGAATTTTCCAAAGCTGAAGAGCTTCTTGAGGGATTAAAACTTAAAAG GATTTCGAGGATGACGAAAAAGAAGCAACGAGTAATGCATAGAGGATTGGTG CTTGCAGAGGCAGTTTATGCTTATGGGAGTGGCAATGACAGACATGGGTTGGAAATACTTGGTCCAGATTTCGATGCTCATTCTTTTAAG CTGATTGGTGCATCTGATGAACAACTAGATGTGTTCAATGAAGTTTGGTACATCATGTTGCTGAATGCTGGTGAAGCAATCAAGG CTATTGAAGTGTTCGAGAGGCGAATCGAGAAGAGGCAGGGGTTCGCGTTCTTGTGGCGTCTGCTG GAGAGTGCATACAAACTAGCAAAGATGCCAGAAGAAGCTACTATAGCAAATGAGAAAGCAAGAGCTTTGGAGTGTGCATATTTCCAGTGA
- the LOC107631921 gene encoding tetratricopeptide repeat protein 38 isoform X3 → MMMWLMNYMLNLRTSCYSCLENSKLNFDLFYLLLKEFPRDLVSLKRAQVLCFITGRPDLSLSLVHQVLPQNKGESFIYGMLSFPSLELGRMKEAEEAAKRGFEINKQDSWAHHALCHIYQYECRFKEAVEFMEECSPSWSSCSSFMLTHNWWHVALCYLEGNGPMNRVLEIYDHHIWRELDQPDAVAAEVYLNAAGLLLRLCVRGEMDIIGDRLKILAEYLTDKANWYMKWQLDILTVWTLAKTGEFSKAEELLEGLKLKRISRMTKKKQRVMHRGLVLAEAVYAYGSGNDRHGLEILGPDFDAHSFKLIGASDEQLDVFNEVWYIMLLNAGEAIKAIEVFERRIEKRQGFAFLWRLLESAYKLAKMPEEATIANEKARALECAYFQ, encoded by the exons ATGATGATGTGGCTTATGAATTACATGCTAAA TTTGAGGACTAGTTGTTACTCATGCTTGgaaaattcaaaattgaatttcgACTTATTTTACTTG CTTCTAAAAGAGTTCCCGAGAGATCTTGTTTCTCTGAAGAGGGCGCAAGTGCTATGCTTCATCACAGGCCGGCCTGATCTTTCTTTATCTCTTGTTCATCAG GTACTACCCCAAAATAAGGGAGAAAGTTTCATATATGGCATGCTTTCTTTTCCTTCATTGGAGCTCGGTCGTATGAAAGAAGCCGAGGAAGCTGCCAAAAGGGGATTTGAAATTAATAAGCAAGATAGCTGGGCACATCATGCT TTGTGCCATATTTATCAGTACGAGTGCCGTTTTAAAGAAGCTGTGGAGTTCATGGAAGAATGTTCACCTTCATGGAGTTCTTGTTCATCCTTTAT GTTGACCCATAATTGGTGGCATGTAGCACTTTGTTACTTAGAAGGTAATGGTCCAATGAACAGAGTGCTTGAAATATATGATCATCATATATGGAGGGAGTTAGATCAACCTGATGCTGTGGCTGCAGAG GTTTATCTAAATGCTGCTGGCCTACTTTTGCGGTTGTGTGTACGTGGCGAAATGGATATCATTGGAGATCGTCTCAAGATCCTAGCAGAATACCTAACTGATAAA GCCAACTGGTATATGAAGTGGCAACTTGATATATTGACAGTGTGGACTCTTGCAAAGACTGGAGAATTTTCCAAAGCTGAAGAGCTTCTTGAGGGATTAAAACTTAAAAG GATTTCGAGGATGACGAAAAAGAAGCAACGAGTAATGCATAGAGGATTGGTG CTTGCAGAGGCAGTTTATGCTTATGGGAGTGGCAATGACAGACATGGGTTGGAAATACTTGGTCCAGATTTCGATGCTCATTCTTTTAAG CTGATTGGTGCATCTGATGAACAACTAGATGTGTTCAATGAAGTTTGGTACATCATGTTGCTGAATGCTGGTGAAGCAATCAAGG CTATTGAAGTGTTCGAGAGGCGAATCGAGAAGAGGCAGGGGTTCGCGTTCTTGTGGCGTCTGCTG GAGAGTGCATACAAACTAGCAAAGATGCCAGAAGAAGCTACTATAGCAAATGAGAAAGCAAGAGCTTTGGAGTGTGCATATTTCCAGTGA